One segment of Aquimarina sp. BL5 DNA contains the following:
- a CDS encoding DUF4174 domain-containing protein, with translation MKIWIFFLMILPIVSFSQDLNQHQWKDRVILVLADSYKNSQLTKQLSEFSTKVNDLQERKLVVYRIVPSSYQKGIKKSDIIKNNTLYTKYNSSNEDFKIILIGLDGGAKLESNKVISSSQIFDQIDQMPMRRQELRTKN, from the coding sequence ATGAAAATTTGGATATTCTTTTTAATGATTCTCCCGATAGTATCTTTCTCTCAAGATCTTAATCAACACCAATGGAAAGATCGTGTGATTTTGGTATTAGCAGATTCATATAAAAACTCCCAACTAACAAAACAACTCAGTGAATTCAGCACTAAGGTTAATGACTTACAAGAGAGAAAACTAGTCGTATATAGGATAGTACCTAGCTCCTATCAAAAAGGAATTAAAAAAAGTGATATTATTAAAAATAATACGCTTTATACAAAGTACAATTCATCCAACGAAGACTTCAAAATTATTCTTATAGGATTGGATGGAGGTGCCAAATTAGAGTCTAACAAGGTCATATCATCTTCTCAAATTTTTGACCAAATCGATCAAATGCCAATGCGTAGACAAGAATTGAGAACCAAAAATTAA
- a CDS encoding DUF6443 domain-containing protein, whose protein sequence is MKNIVRQITTALLVLVSITATAQIADTVIIENETINVSSDPALLNVSAGQKIIIKPTTWIQPGTVFSATISGDPYISLVLNTDENYVFTRSFQAPITETELNDPTIGIKNNSDVIESITYFDGLGRAKQQIGIKASPDKRDIVNHIEYDSLGRSAKQYLAFERQTGALGSYNAVDITNNINSYYKNKYEDDFTGMALTDVNAYSESVFEASPLNRVLEQGAPGKDWKANKDVDTDHTIKFDWGTNIADEVMYFKVNFHENNTEVPILVKDGYYNPNELYVTITKDENWQPGQTNPEDHTTREYKDKLGRVILKRTYASAGSANSVVHDTFYVYDDFGNLTYVIPPKVTLSATDGVSTEELAELCYQYIYDYRNRLVEKKIPGKGWEYIVYNKLDQPIMTQDANQKTKSEWLFTTYDAFGRVIYTGKDRNNTKTRSQIQIEADERTSQFVNRTTVPNIYVGTNIYYNKGSVYPNSFDEILTINYYDDYEVGNLVTFNPANGSGTWEGMTATAEVKGLPTVSQVRVLGTDQWITTATYYDNKGRAWETHIKNDYLGTEDWILNKLDFAGKVLETKTTHTKGSNAAIATVDTFTYDHMGRLLDQKQTINNQAEERIVTNTYDALGQLESKEVGGGLQDVDYTYNVRGWLKEINEGTTDNGDLFGFAINYNTTSENLGADPLFNGNISETIWKTANDNIKRAYGYQYDALNRITAGLDDTTDKRYSLSSIEYDKNGNIETLLRNGHTNINANSFGVMDNLTYVYDDGNKLNKVTDSGNKNEGFIDGNNTDNDYLYDDNGNMIADKNKDISSITYNHLNLPERIEFVSLIPSQQKRIDYIYDATGVKLRKVVTNYPSSNTTEYAGNYIYESNYSIGLPPGPNNSDEKVLKFMNHPEGYIEPNGTGGFDYIYQYKDHLGNIRLSFSDKDKDGKIDVLRNDIDVDGDGDYAHEILEEKNYYPFGLQHKGYNNTITGREHPYKFQGVQFNEDLGLNLYEMDWRQYDPAIARFTSIDPLAEERDWLNPYNFVQNNPISRIDPLGLLDTYGVDDNGNITHLDNKKYYDDDGNEIDRLYKVDGKGNKTDTNSDKKVDEDDSVAVDKNTLNNVESDKSGNRKYDYFYHKDGDRADKLFEFLADNTDVEWSKVTEDRTHSWITTSHHTGVEWGGTHLLSDLLQDSPDAFFEHIHSHPKEGGILGYSGPSGFIKKDKKYGQGDKKVARNFRKEYPKSIIEFSVYDAKNQSYIRYTPTTRGVPIKKKN, encoded by the coding sequence ATGAAAAATATTGTAAGACAAATAACTACAGCCTTACTAGTTTTAGTAAGCATAACCGCAACTGCTCAAATAGCAGATACAGTGATTATAGAAAATGAAACCATTAATGTATCTAGCGATCCGGCATTACTTAATGTAAGCGCAGGTCAAAAAATTATCATTAAACCAACTACCTGGATACAACCAGGAACTGTATTTTCTGCAACGATTTCTGGAGATCCATATATCAGTCTCGTGTTAAATACTGATGAAAATTATGTGTTTACCAGATCCTTTCAAGCTCCTATTACCGAAACTGAATTAAACGATCCTACTATTGGAATTAAGAACAACAGCGATGTGATAGAAAGCATTACCTATTTTGATGGACTAGGTCGTGCAAAACAGCAAATTGGAATTAAAGCCTCTCCGGATAAAAGAGATATTGTTAATCATATCGAGTATGATTCTTTAGGAAGATCAGCCAAGCAATACTTGGCCTTTGAAAGGCAAACCGGAGCATTAGGAAGTTATAATGCAGTAGATATAACTAACAACATTAATAGTTATTATAAAAATAAATATGAGGATGACTTTACAGGAATGGCATTAACTGATGTTAACGCATACTCAGAAAGTGTTTTTGAAGCTTCACCTCTAAACCGAGTTCTGGAACAAGGAGCACCAGGAAAAGATTGGAAAGCAAATAAGGATGTAGATACTGATCATACCATTAAGTTCGATTGGGGTACTAATATAGCCGATGAAGTAATGTATTTTAAAGTGAATTTTCACGAAAACAATACCGAAGTACCAATTTTGGTGAAAGACGGATATTATAACCCTAACGAACTTTATGTAACCATTACTAAAGATGAAAACTGGCAACCTGGTCAGACAAATCCAGAGGATCATACTACCAGAGAGTATAAAGATAAATTAGGACGAGTAATCCTAAAAAGAACCTATGCTTCGGCAGGCTCAGCAAACTCTGTGGTACACGATACCTTTTATGTATACGATGATTTTGGGAATCTCACCTATGTGATTCCTCCAAAAGTAACATTAAGCGCTACAGATGGGGTATCTACAGAAGAGCTTGCCGAACTGTGTTATCAATACATCTACGATTATCGTAATAGACTAGTAGAAAAGAAAATACCAGGCAAAGGTTGGGAGTATATTGTATATAACAAATTGGATCAACCTATAATGACTCAGGATGCAAATCAGAAAACAAAAAGTGAATGGTTGTTTACCACGTATGATGCATTTGGTAGAGTAATTTATACCGGAAAAGATAGAAATAATACCAAAACCAGAAGTCAAATACAAATAGAAGCTGATGAAAGAACTTCTCAATTTGTGAATAGGACAACAGTACCCAATATATACGTTGGTACAAACATATATTATAATAAAGGGAGTGTTTATCCTAATAGCTTTGATGAAATATTAACCATTAATTACTATGATGATTATGAAGTTGGAAATCTTGTAACTTTTAATCCAGCTAATGGCTCCGGAACCTGGGAAGGTATGACAGCAACCGCTGAAGTAAAAGGCTTACCAACGGTATCCCAAGTTAGAGTGTTAGGAACTGATCAATGGATTACAACAGCTACTTATTACGATAATAAAGGAAGAGCTTGGGAAACCCATATAAAAAATGATTATCTCGGTACTGAAGATTGGATTTTAAATAAACTTGATTTTGCAGGAAAAGTATTAGAAACTAAAACAACCCATACCAAAGGAAGTAATGCTGCGATAGCGACTGTTGATACCTTTACCTACGATCATATGGGGAGATTGTTAGATCAAAAGCAAACAATCAACAATCAAGCAGAAGAGCGAATTGTAACCAATACCTATGATGCATTAGGGCAATTGGAGTCTAAAGAAGTAGGTGGTGGATTACAAGATGTAGATTATACCTATAATGTGAGAGGTTGGTTAAAAGAAATAAATGAAGGTACTACCGATAATGGAGATTTATTTGGTTTTGCAATTAATTACAATACCACTAGCGAAAACTTAGGTGCTGATCCATTATTTAATGGAAACATTAGTGAAACCATCTGGAAAACTGCCAATGACAATATCAAGCGTGCTTATGGATATCAGTATGATGCATTAAATCGTATCACAGCAGGATTGGACGATACTACAGATAAAAGATACAGTTTAAGTAGTATTGAGTATGATAAAAACGGAAATATAGAAACCTTACTTAGAAACGGTCATACTAATATCAATGCAAATAGTTTTGGTGTGATGGACAACCTTACCTATGTATACGATGATGGTAATAAACTAAACAAAGTAACTGATAGTGGTAATAAAAACGAAGGTTTTATTGACGGAAATAATACAGATAATGATTATCTTTATGATGATAATGGAAATATGATTGCTGACAAAAATAAAGATATAAGCTCGATAACGTATAATCACTTAAACTTACCAGAAAGGATTGAGTTTGTTTCTCTCATACCCAGCCAACAGAAACGTATCGATTATATATATGATGCTACTGGAGTGAAATTGAGAAAAGTAGTCACAAATTATCCTTCTAGTAATACTACCGAATATGCAGGAAATTATATCTACGAAAGTAATTATTCCATAGGATTACCTCCGGGACCTAATAATTCTGATGAAAAAGTATTAAAATTCATGAACCATCCAGAAGGATATATAGAACCTAATGGAACAGGTGGATTTGATTATATCTACCAGTATAAAGATCATCTAGGCAATATACGTCTTAGTTTTTCTGATAAAGACAAGGATGGTAAGATCGATGTACTGAGAAATGATATTGATGTTGATGGAGATGGTGATTATGCTCACGAAATACTAGAAGAAAAGAATTATTATCCTTTTGGACTACAACACAAGGGGTACAATAATACTATCACAGGACGTGAACATCCTTATAAGTTTCAAGGAGTTCAGTTTAATGAAGATTTAGGATTAAATCTCTATGAAATGGATTGGAGACAATACGATCCTGCAATTGCAAGGTTTACTTCCATTGATCCACTAGCAGAAGAAAGAGATTGGTTAAACCCTTACAATTTTGTACAAAATAACCCTATTTCAAGAATAGATCCTCTTGGGTTATTAGATACTTATGGAGTAGATGACAATGGGAATATAACCCATCTGGATAATAAGAAATATTATGATGATGACGGTAATGAAATAGATAGACTTTATAAAGTAGATGGAAAAGGAAATAAAACAGATACTAATAGTGATAAAAAAGTGGATGAGGATGATTCTGTAGCTGTTGATAAGAATACTCTTAATAATGTTGAATCAGATAAGTCAGGAAATAGAAAATATGATTATTTCTATCATAAAGATGGAGATCGAGCGGATAAATTATTTGAATTTTTAGCAGACAATACAGATGTAGAATGGAGTAAGGTAACTGAAGACCGCACTCATAGTTGGATTACTACTAGCCATCATACTGGAGTGGAATGGGGAGGAACACATTTACTTTCGGATTTACTTCAAGATAGTCCAGATGCATTTTTTGAACATATACATAGTCATCCAAAAGAGGGTGGTATCTTAGGTTATTCAGGTCCTTCAGGGTTTATAAAAAAAGACAAAAAATATGGTCAAGGGGATAAAAAAGTAGCACGTAATTTTAGAAAAGAGTATCCAAAATCTATAATAGAATTTTCAGTTTATGACGCAAAAAATCAATCTTACATCAGATATACACCTACAACACGTGGTGTGCCTATTAAGAAAAAGAACTAA
- a CDS encoding RHS repeat domain-containing protein codes for MKKSSSLLITLALLLISSLLFSQDPNDIPKIFPASPEASNLGRFGEIPVNLSVGMANFSVPIYTIEEVGFQLPVSVNYQHNGLVVDQIPGHLGMGWNLNAGGMITRQMKGRPDEDPAGYIGSQMTGKNIVIPYINNQLTPQRKSDVNQLASENLIDLQPDKFIANVGSMSVTFYFDENRKPVIKPYKPYKIELINNDFSFNQGIKITDDNGIQYFFQEKETTTRTQPISLNEIAGSMHNGYTSGWKLSKVILINNEELRFNYDATVHYQSTKSQSFRQWVSGDTNCSSSPLTTSTRNYQITSKIIKNILFPKGKIEFDNTIITLSDNNSNKNKYLSHLDIIRVLNQNNEVINTYDLYFDNLDKTRKLLTEVRINNDNKNFYSFDYYTSPPDVIPFYEQDFWGYYNSNPNNFLINSYNTYDVFGGRKPDFEKTRMGALKKITYPTKGSSEIEYQLNSVDAISNPIPYTCQNAELQFVGSRNVSLNWQEQNQGTNYKTDKLTFTIEEGLQHISVNLNVRKIGDDGGILGNSIPGIARASLSKINGSNVGCADTECYSGPPGDDRGCDTLYRSIGSPTHFSPGQKTLNRRYKLRPGTYELKVEVENYGVAYTTGDIIIASASVSKEVAPPVITETAGIRISKIKNCPNNNSSECTEKEFIYEDTNGKSYGKLFRKRNITEYRMSSVNGAIGNGICSAVYDVYSSSSNVPLGYFMGSHIFYDTVVERIKGNSNNYLGYTKKTFVCSPVEQNLTFPFLDVDNKEFKNGKPLTEEVYNNSSSNPISAKEYTYDFDGNGTSLTGINQRVYALSIGIIAANNTSGPNGYTSNSTVFRNNIDREWLTTEKNTEFLNNSNLISIKNYDYMNPQGHIKEKEVIDSRNESYITSYEYPYTLNSTINNDLIIKNRLATPLEITVTKSDFQLSKQQTTYRNWSNDIISTEYIKSSKNEDGLEDRLQYFKYDSKGNPLEVSKSNGVHISYIWGYDKQYPVAKIENATRLQIEALSGFGADFHTGEGGLSSTQENTLRTSLPNTMISTYEYKPLIGVTKMTDPRGYTMTYHYDAFNRLEYVKDAADNLISENQYNYKN; via the coding sequence ATGAAAAAATCATCTAGCCTATTAATTACATTAGCACTACTACTAATTAGTAGTCTATTATTTTCACAAGACCCAAACGATATTCCCAAAATTTTTCCTGCTTCTCCCGAAGCATCTAATTTAGGCCGATTCGGTGAAATACCAGTTAATTTATCAGTAGGAATGGCTAACTTTTCTGTTCCCATATATACTATTGAAGAAGTTGGCTTTCAACTGCCCGTTTCTGTAAATTATCAGCATAATGGTTTAGTTGTAGATCAAATACCTGGGCATTTAGGAATGGGATGGAATTTAAATGCTGGAGGAATGATCACTAGACAAATGAAAGGACGTCCAGATGAAGATCCTGCTGGATATATAGGGAGTCAAATGACAGGAAAAAACATAGTAATCCCCTACATTAATAATCAATTAACTCCGCAAAGAAAAAGTGATGTTAATCAGCTAGCATCAGAAAATCTTATTGATTTACAACCTGATAAATTTATTGCAAATGTTGGAAGTATGAGTGTTACCTTTTATTTTGATGAAAATAGAAAACCTGTAATAAAGCCCTATAAACCATATAAAATTGAACTTATAAATAATGATTTTTCATTTAATCAAGGTATAAAAATTACAGATGATAATGGTATTCAATATTTTTTCCAGGAAAAAGAAACCACCACACGTACGCAACCTATTTCTTTAAATGAAATTGCGGGCTCAATGCATAATGGCTATACATCTGGTTGGAAATTATCCAAAGTAATATTGATTAATAATGAAGAGTTAAGATTTAATTACGATGCTACCGTGCATTATCAAAGCACAAAATCACAAAGTTTTAGACAATGGGTTTCTGGAGACACTAATTGTTCGAGTAGCCCATTAACAACTTCAACACGTAATTATCAAATAACTTCTAAAATCATAAAGAACATTCTGTTTCCGAAAGGAAAAATAGAATTTGATAATACAATTATAACCCTTTCAGATAATAATAGTAATAAAAATAAGTATTTATCACATCTTGATATAATACGTGTTCTTAACCAAAACAACGAAGTTATAAATACATACGATTTATATTTTGATAACCTTGATAAAACCAGAAAACTTTTAACTGAGGTTAGAATTAATAACGACAATAAGAATTTTTACAGTTTCGATTATTATACATCTCCTCCAGATGTCATACCTTTTTATGAGCAGGATTTTTGGGGCTATTATAATTCAAACCCTAATAATTTTTTAATTAACTCTTATAATACCTATGATGTATTTGGTGGCAGAAAACCAGACTTTGAGAAAACAAGAATGGGAGCTCTTAAAAAAATCACCTACCCTACAAAAGGCTCTTCAGAAATTGAATATCAGCTTAATTCGGTAGATGCTATTTCTAACCCTATTCCGTATACCTGTCAAAATGCTGAATTACAATTTGTTGGGTCAAGAAATGTTAGTTTAAATTGGCAAGAACAAAATCAAGGCACCAATTATAAGACGGACAAATTGACTTTTACCATAGAGGAAGGCCTTCAACATATTTCAGTTAATTTGAATGTAAGAAAGATTGGTGATGATGGTGGCATATTGGGAAATTCTATACCAGGAATAGCAAGGGCTTCGTTAAGTAAGATTAATGGTTCTAATGTAGGTTGTGCTGATACTGAATGTTATAGCGGTCCGCCTGGTGACGATAGAGGGTGCGATACATTATATCGTTCTATTGGTAGTCCAACACACTTTTCGCCAGGACAAAAAACGTTAAACAGACGATATAAATTAAGACCAGGAACATATGAACTTAAAGTAGAGGTAGAAAATTATGGAGTTGCCTATACAACTGGAGATATTATAATTGCATCTGCTTCGGTGTCTAAGGAAGTAGCTCCCCCCGTAATAACAGAAACTGCCGGAATTAGAATTTCTAAAATTAAGAACTGTCCAAATAATAACAGTTCAGAATGTACAGAAAAGGAATTCATTTATGAAGATACAAATGGCAAGAGTTATGGTAAGTTGTTTAGAAAACGTAACATTACGGAATATAGAATGTCTTCAGTAAATGGTGCGATAGGAAATGGCATTTGCAGTGCTGTTTATGATGTGTATTCTAGCAGTAGTAATGTGCCACTAGGATATTTTATGGGCTCGCATATTTTTTATGATACAGTCGTTGAAAGAATTAAAGGGAATAGCAACAACTATTTAGGATATACTAAAAAAACATTCGTATGCAGTCCTGTCGAGCAAAACTTAACGTTTCCTTTTTTGGATGTAGATAACAAAGAATTTAAAAATGGAAAACCATTAACAGAAGAAGTTTATAATAATTCGTCTTCAAATCCTATTTCTGCAAAAGAATACACCTATGACTTTGATGGTAATGGAACCTCTCTTACTGGAATAAATCAACGTGTCTATGCTCTTAGTATTGGTATTATTGCTGCCAATAATACTTCTGGTCCCAATGGATATACCAGTAACAGTACCGTCTTTAGAAACAATATAGATCGTGAATGGTTAACTACCGAAAAGAACACAGAATTTTTAAACAATTCTAACCTTATCAGTATTAAAAACTATGACTATATGAACCCTCAAGGGCATATAAAAGAAAAAGAAGTAATCGATAGTAGGAATGAATCCTATATAACTAGTTATGAATATCCTTATACATTAAATAGCACTATAAATAATGATTTGATAATTAAAAACAGATTGGCTACACCATTGGAGATAACGGTTACTAAAAGTGATTTTCAGTTATCTAAACAACAAACAACTTATCGTAACTGGAGCAATGATATTATAAGTACAGAATATATAAAATCTTCTAAAAATGAAGATGGATTAGAAGATCGCTTACAGTATTTTAAATACGATTCAAAAGGCAATCCATTAGAAGTCTCAAAATCAAATGGAGTTCATATTAGTTACATCTGGGGGTATGACAAACAATACCCTGTTGCTAAGATAGAAAATGCTACTAGACTACAAATAGAAGCGTTATCTGGATTTGGAGCTGATTTCCACACTGGAGAAGGAGGACTATCTAGCACTCAGGAAAACACCTTGCGAACTAGCTTACCCAATACCATGATTTCCACTTACGAATACAAACCTTTAATCGGAGTTACAAAAATGACAGATCCGCGAGGATATACAATGACCTATCATTATGATGCCTTTAATCGTCTCGAGTATGTAAAAGATGCAGCAGACAACTTGATCTCAGAAAATCAGTATAACTATAAAAACTAA
- the leuB gene encoding 3-isopropylmalate dehydrogenase, with the protein MKLEIAVLSGDGIGPEVTTQAIKALDAIAHAFDHTFIFKEALVGAIAIDKTGNPLPDDTLQLCANTDAVLFGAIGDPKYDNDPSAKVRPEQGLLRLRKELGLYANIRPVKAYETLLDKSPLKREIITGTDISIYRELTGGIYFGKKHLNEEGTIASDLCEYSKEEIERISHLAFKAAQNRRKKLTLIDKANVLESSRLWRKVVTEIAKAYEDVELDFLFVDNAAMQMILNPSQFDVILTENMFGDIISDEASVIGGSIGLLASASVGDTCCMFEPIHGSYPQATGKGIANPIAAILSAAMLLEHFDLIDEANAIKNAVEKALELNLTTPDLNITNPLTTEKVGDFIYDYILNPEDSNMNFENIHVGQSTII; encoded by the coding sequence ATGAAACTAGAAATCGCTGTATTATCAGGAGACGGAATAGGACCAGAAGTAACTACTCAAGCCATAAAAGCACTGGATGCAATTGCTCATGCTTTTGATCATACTTTTATTTTTAAAGAAGCATTGGTAGGTGCTATCGCTATTGACAAAACTGGTAACCCACTACCCGACGATACTTTACAACTTTGTGCAAATACAGATGCTGTTCTTTTTGGTGCCATCGGTGATCCCAAATATGATAATGATCCAAGTGCAAAAGTACGTCCAGAACAAGGATTACTGCGTTTACGTAAAGAGTTAGGATTATATGCTAACATAAGGCCTGTAAAAGCTTATGAAACTTTATTGGATAAATCTCCACTAAAAAGAGAAATCATAACAGGAACTGATATCTCAATATATCGCGAACTTACTGGTGGTATCTATTTTGGAAAAAAACATCTAAACGAGGAAGGAACTATAGCCTCTGACTTATGTGAATATTCTAAAGAAGAAATTGAGCGCATATCACATCTTGCTTTTAAAGCGGCACAAAACCGAAGAAAAAAGCTAACCTTAATAGACAAAGCGAACGTTTTAGAATCTTCTCGTTTATGGAGAAAAGTGGTTACTGAAATTGCTAAAGCGTATGAAGATGTAGAATTGGACTTCTTATTTGTTGATAATGCTGCTATGCAAATGATTCTTAATCCAAGCCAGTTTGATGTGATCCTCACAGAAAACATGTTTGGAGATATTATTTCTGATGAAGCCAGTGTTATTGGTGGATCCATAGGATTATTAGCTTCCGCTTCTGTTGGAGATACCTGCTGTATGTTCGAACCTATTCACGGTTCCTATCCACAAGCAACTGGAAAGGGAATTGCCAATCCAATTGCTGCTATTTTATCTGCAGCGATGTTATTAGAACATTTTGATCTTATTGATGAAGCAAATGCTATAAAAAATGCTGTAGAAAAGGCATTAGAATTAAATCTTACAACACCAGATCTTAATATTACAAATCCATTAACTACAGAAAAAGTAGGAGATTTCATTTATGATTATATCCTTAATCCAGAAGATTCTAACATGAATTTTGAAAACATACACGTAGGACAATCTACGATTATATAG
- the leuD gene encoding 3-isopropylmalate dehydratase small subunit, with amino-acid sequence MDKFVKLTSTAIPLPIENVDTDQIIPARFLKATDREGFGENLFRDWRFDKDGSANKDFSLNNPDYSGSILVAGDNFGCGSSREHAAWAIHDYGFKVVVSSFFADIFKGNSLNNGLLPVQVSPEYLQELFTEIEKDPKTTIEVDLEAQKITIKSTGSEAHFEINNYKKMCMINGYDDIDFLLSSKEEIEAYENARV; translated from the coding sequence ATGGATAAGTTTGTTAAACTCACCTCCACCGCTATACCCTTACCTATAGAAAATGTAGATACGGATCAGATTATTCCAGCTCGTTTTCTAAAAGCTACGGATCGCGAAGGTTTTGGAGAAAATTTGTTTAGAGATTGGCGTTTCGATAAAGATGGAAGTGCAAACAAAGATTTTTCTTTAAACAATCCCGATTACTCAGGAAGTATTTTAGTAGCAGGAGACAATTTTGGCTGTGGTTCTAGTAGAGAACACGCTGCTTGGGCGATTCATGATTATGGATTTAAAGTAGTGGTTTCGAGCTTTTTTGCAGACATTTTTAAAGGAAATTCACTGAATAATGGGTTACTACCTGTGCAAGTATCACCAGAATATCTTCAAGAGCTATTTACAGAAATCGAAAAAGATCCTAAAACTACAATTGAAGTTGATCTAGAAGCACAGAAAATCACAATTAAATCAACCGGATCTGAAGCTCATTTTGAAATAAACAATTACAAAAAGATGTGTATGATAAATGGATATGATGATATTGATTTCCTTCTAAGCAGTAAAGAAGAAATTGAAGCATATGAAAACGCAAGAGTATAA
- the leuC gene encoding 3-isopropylmalate dehydratase large subunit: protein MKKTLFDKVWDAHVVKEVENGPQVLYIDQHLIHEVTSPQAFNELEQRGIPIFRPNRIVATADHNTPTIDQHLPVKDLLSRNQLAQLTENCNKNNITLYGLGHKYNGIVHVMAPELGITQPGMTMVCGDSHTSTHGAFGSIAFGIGTSQVAQVFASQCLLLQKPKSLRVNVNGKLKPGVLPKDVILYVIAKLGTNAGTGYFCEYAGNVFEEMSMEGRMTVCNMSIEMGARGGMIAPDETTFEYVKGREFAPKGEIFDKKVAYWKTLPTDEDAVFDKEYHFDAADISPMITYGTNPGMGIKVTENIPTENNTSFEKSLAYMNFEKGQSLIDQKINYVFIGSCTNSRIEDFRVAASYIKGKRKADSVTAWLVPGSQQVASQIVNEGLNEIFEEAGFQLRQPGCSACLAMNDDKIPEREYCVSTSNRNFEGRQGQGSRTILASPLVAAATAIEGKIVDITKHLN, encoded by the coding sequence ATGAAGAAGACATTATTTGATAAAGTTTGGGACGCGCACGTCGTCAAAGAGGTAGAAAATGGTCCTCAGGTACTTTATATAGATCAACATTTAATCCACGAAGTGACAAGTCCGCAAGCATTTAATGAACTTGAACAACGTGGAATTCCTATTTTTAGACCGAATCGAATAGTAGCCACGGCCGATCATAATACGCCAACGATTGATCAGCATCTACCGGTAAAAGATCTTTTATCTAGAAATCAATTAGCTCAGTTAACAGAGAACTGTAATAAAAATAACATCACTTTATATGGATTGGGTCATAAGTACAATGGTATTGTACACGTAATGGCTCCAGAATTAGGTATTACTCAACCCGGAATGACAATGGTTTGTGGGGATAGTCATACTTCTACTCATGGTGCATTCGGTTCTATTGCTTTTGGTATTGGAACCAGTCAGGTTGCACAAGTTTTTGCAAGTCAATGTTTATTACTTCAGAAACCTAAAAGTCTTCGTGTAAATGTAAACGGTAAATTAAAACCAGGCGTTTTACCTAAAGATGTAATTCTTTATGTGATCGCTAAACTTGGAACCAATGCCGGTACAGGATATTTTTGTGAATATGCAGGTAATGTATTCGAAGAAATGTCTATGGAGGGTCGCATGACTGTCTGTAATATGAGTATTGAAATGGGAGCTCGCGGAGGTATGATTGCTCCTGATGAAACTACTTTCGAATATGTAAAAGGACGAGAGTTTGCTCCAAAAGGAGAGATTTTTGACAAAAAAGTAGCCTATTGGAAAACCTTGCCAACTGATGAAGATGCTGTTTTTGATAAAGAATATCACTTTGACGCAGCAGATATCTCACCTATGATAACCTATGGAACTAATCCAGGTATGGGAATCAAAGTCACAGAAAACATACCAACGGAAAACAATACTTCTTTCGAAAAATCATTAGCCTATATGAATTTCGAAAAAGGACAATCCTTAATCGATCAGAAAATTAATTATGTCTTTATTGGAAGTTGTACCAATAGTAGAATTGAAGATTTTAGAGTTGCAGCAAGTTATATCAAAGGAAAGAGAAAAGCAGATAGCGTTACAGCCTGGCTAGTACCCGGATCACAGCAAGTAGCGTCGCAAATAGTTAATGAAGGACTGAATGAAATTTTTGAAGAAGCTGGGTTTCAACTAAGACAACCAGGATGTTCTGCTTGTCTGGCTATGAATGATGATAAAATTCCGGAAAGAGAATACTGCGTTTCTACTTCTAATAGAAATTTTGAAGGTCGACAAGGACAGGGCTCTAGAACGATTCTTGCAAGTCCACTTGTAGCAGCAGCTACTGCAATTGAAGGGAAAATTGTAGATATCACTAAACATTTGAATTAA